Below is a genomic region from Salmo salar chromosome ssa11, Ssal_v3.1, whole genome shotgun sequence.
ctaccCCAGAAGGAGTGCTCAGTGGCTGGCCTTGGCCTTCTCAAACAGGGGCTTGAGCTCTTCCTGGCTGGTGGCCTCTTTGTGCTGCATCAGGTCGGCATGGCCCTTGGTGACACCCCAGCTATCAGGGGTGGACATGGAGGGACACTTGGGACGGCCGGATGCTGGCTTCAACTTCTCCCAGTAGTCACGGCGAgccctgggggagagagggacagagggggaagggagaggtgggggaTTGAAAATGTAAAAGGTCAAATGTATACTCCAGGGAGTAATAAGCTGGTAATAAAATGGTACAGTACTATGTCTAACCTCATGTGTCTTATAGTAACAATTTAAGTTAAACTGAACTTTTGCGATTTTGGACTGGAGTCATATAAGGACACTCCTTTGTGGTTCCTGGTATCTAACTCATTTGTACCCGGTCTCCTTACCTGGCACGGACCCATGGCTTGGTGTGCATCTCCAGGCCAGCACCCCAGTTACCGTGCTTCTCTGAGGCAGCGGGCAGGTAGCCTCTCTCTGTGGCCAGCTCCTCAGCTACAGCCCTGATGTGGTAGGGCTCGAAGCCGCAGCAGCCGCCAATGAAACGGATGCCAACGTTGAAGGCCTCCCTGGCGTACTTGTGCATGTCCCACCTGGTCAGAATCCTGGGCTCCAGAcctgggggagagacagacatgcagtcagagagagggagttggAAAAGAGAAGAGAAATTAGGAGAAAGGGAGGAAAAAGAAAAGACGACCTagtggacaggagagagataTGGCGATGTGTGTACGTACCGAAGGGGAACTCTGGCAGGTCGATGAATCCCTGGCAGTTGCAGTCAGGGGTGTGGAAGGCCAGAGGCTGGACCATGTAGTGGGCCTTCAGCCCCGCCCTCTCAACACCCTCCTTCATCATTTTCACCGTCTTCACACAGGTCATGGGGTCAAAGTGACAGTTGATGCCCACAATATTGGCTCCTATTGGCAGAgagtgagagctgtgtgtgtatataaactcagcaaaaaagaaacgtcctcactgtcaactgcgtttattttcagcaaattaacatgtgtaaatatttgtatgaacataacaagattcaaaaaCTGAGACAAActtaacaagttccacagacatgtgactaacagaaatggaataatgtgtccctgaacaaaggagagggggaggtcacaagtgagtatctggtgtggccaccagctgcattaagtactgcagtgcatctcctgcacatggactgcaccagctttgctgtgagatgttaccccactcttccaccaaagcacctgcaagttcccagacatttctgggagaaatggccctcaccctccaaGCGAACAGGTCTCAGACATGCTCAATAGGTTTGAGATCCGGGCtcatcgctggccatggcagaacactgacattcctgtcttgcaggaaatcacgcacagaacgagcagtacggctggtggcattgtcatgctggagggtcatgtcaggatgagcctgcaggaagggtaccacatgagggaggaggatgtcttccctgtaacgcacagcgttgagattgcaggcaatgacaacaagctctgtccgatgatgctgtgacacaccgccccagaccatgacggaccctcgatcctgctccagagtacaggcctcggtgtaacgctcattccttcgacaataaacgcgaatccgaccatcacccctggtgagacaaaaccgtgacttgtcagtgaagagcactttttgccagtcctgtctggtccagtgacggtgggtttgtgcccataggcgatgttgttgccggtgatgtatggtgatgacctgccttacaacaggcctacaagccctcagtccagcctctctcagcctattacggacagtgtgagcactgatggagggattgtgcgttcctggtgtaactccggCAGTtgatgttgccatcctgtacctgtcccacaggtgtgatgttcggatgtaccaatcctgcgcaggtgttgttacatgtggtctgccactggaagaatgatcagctgtccgccctGTCTAAGGCGTTTCATAGtaaggacattgcaatttatttccctggccacatctgcagtcctcatatctccttgcagcatgcctaaggcacgttcacacagataagcagggaccctgggcatctttcttttggtgtttttcagattcAGTaggaaggcctctttagtgtcctaagttgtcataactgtgaccttaattgcctgccgtctgtaagctgttagggtcttaacgaccgttccacaggtgcatgttcattaattgtttatggttcgttGAACAAgcaagtgtttaaaccctttacaatgaagagctgtgaagttatttggatttttatgaatgatctttgaaagacagtgtcctgaaaaagggacgtttctttttttgctgagcgaGAGAGCTAAATGAAGTCCCATACCAGCTTTGACCAGCCGGACGGCACAGTCTCCAGGGCTGACTCCGTTGAGGTCTCCGTCAGGGCCGAtacacagagaggcacacactgGCTTGCCCGAGGTCTTCAGCACCTGCACGGCCCACTCTGCCTCCTCCACGTGCTCAAAGTACTGCACAAACACACAGGGTAAAAAAAGTGACAACCCAACCAATACAGAAACCAGCATTGTCCAAGTGAAGATCTTTTTCACATAGAATCGGTCAGGTCAAAATGATCAAAATCAGATTTATGTTATCAGTATGCCATGTGGGCAAGAAGTGGATCTACTATATGAGCGTACAACATGCCATTCCTACCTCTGCAATCATGAAATCCACGTTCTTCTTGACGAAGACATCAAGCTGCCTCTTGAAGATGCTCTTGACCTCGTCCTCGCACTTGCAGCTCAAGTAAGAGGGGGTCTGGGAGACCCCGCCCGCCACCATCGCGTCGCCCTCATTGGCCACCTCCCTGGCCAGGTCACAGGCGGCCTCGTTGATTTGTGTGCCCTGGTGTAAATCAAAGCAGATATTGATTGGTGTACAACTCTATTGATGTAGTTTGCGGTAGCCTGCAATGGTTGCATttccctgctcagacgttgcatgcgTCAACCAATGTTTCAGTGTTACGTGATCGACTGTCAAATTGCTATAACGTACGATGTGATTAGctgatacaaaaaaaaaaaacacctaaccaggcgttgtaagatctgtcAGGCATCAGCAACACCTGGGCAGAGGAACACACCCAATGTCTTCTATATCACCATTGTGAAACTTGCCAAGTTGGTTAAACACCAAGTTGGGAAATAAAATCAGTGCTGAACAGAAGAACAGGCTTCGAGAGATGTATAGGAAACCTGATTTACAGATAAATGGAATAATTATTTATAGAAACTCTTATCCCATTCAGTCATTGAACAATCCTGCTTAGAAATGCATGGCCTAAATGTAACAGTAGAATGGGTCTGGCATTCTCATTCATTCCTCTTGGTGAGTTTTCCCAACAGCTGCAGACGGATACTCACGGTGAAGCGCTGAGCGTTACCCCTGTTCTCCAGTTTATCATCGCTGGCGTAGAAGGTGAAAGTCTGCATGACATTTGACCCCGCCCGCAGGAATTCACGGTGCAGCTGTCTCACTGGAAACGAGAAGAGTAAGTGTCACTCACTCATATGGCTTTTTGCTAAGTATTTACAACTTTGCGACTTCACGCTCTCTCAACTTCATCTGGTTGAAAAATGTGCGTCTGATGGACAAGTTGGAGAGGCGAGAGGCTTCGCTAAATGCTATGTAGGCTAGACTATGACTGGTGCGAAGGGTCCAGGGAGCCAAAGATTAGATATCGTTTACCAGCCTCGGGGTGCTCGGCGGCAGCCTCAGGAGTCCAGGGACCCGCCTTCACATAGCCCCTTTTCTCCAGGGCGAAGACGAAACCTCCATCCCCAATAACAATCTCGCCTGCATCCAGGCGCTCCAGAATGTTCTGCACAAACATTGCATAATTAGCTCTCCATTCTACAAGTATGAAATATGCACCCGCAATAAATGCGTAAAAAGCTCCCTGAATGAAATACGCTAAAGGTAAACGAATGCATTGTTTCCCAAACTGGGTCCTGGGGACACCAATGGGTGAACATCGCACCCCAAGTTTAGGAAACGCTGATCTAAGTTATATAATAGAGTTGTAGAAGTCAGACCATTCTATGTTAACCAAAGTCAATGAATCATGCGCAATGGGAAACAAAATGTATATATTGCGCCAAACAAGACCAAGGGGTTCAGATGAAGTTAGAACTAAAATAAGCATTTTGATCCCTATAATAACATACTCTTAACACCAAAGCAATACACACATTAGCACATCTGCAATAGTTCTGCAAAAGGCTAAGTGCATTACGCAACAGGCATGCATGCCTTTACACCGTTAATGATGGTCATATTAAGTCTCGACTTACCCTCTTAGCTCCAGCTGGTGCCATGATCATTGGTGATTGCACTTGTACTTGTACTTGAGACACTCCTTCTCAAACACAGGCTTCCTCTAGATTTGGAGAGGGTTTGATACCCGTGATCCGTTTGCCTTTATAAGCCCAAGGAGGGGTGTGATGTGCACTGAtgtcactcacagtcacacagaTCCGCCCGCTCCTGCTTGTTAAATAATCTATTTTTCTCtgcatctacagtgcattcgaaaagcattcagaccccttcacttttttacagccttattctaaaatgaaaaaataaaaagacagaaataccttatttctgACATAAAGCCCTTTCACTACATGAACAACAAGCAAGAACCAAATTCCTCattgagagggggcagcactgagcaagCCTGCAACGTCACTTACTGGAGTAGTTCAAACTGAGCACGTTATGTCTCCATGAGAGGCCATCTTAACCGACTTCATTTGGCTTCAATGCGCTATTGAGCCATTACAGAGGAATGAATGGtgttgagtttgagtttattattttatttttacagggacagtgcacattaatcaacgtttcagtaaaagtgccggttttagccagccggctaattttcaaccgcagtccctgggcaggttattaaaaacaattacaatatagacaatcattgaacagtgagcacacgcagagtaacataggacaagcaagacatagcatacagacagagcaacataggacaagcaagatgtagcatacagacagagcaacatagaacaaaaagcaacaagacaaaatccataaaaacaacaaagtgtttccacacctcacaagctacagacaacagacaacatggaaagcggaaatacacagctagggattatgttcacaagtctgattgacctttagccatgtcttcatgcattttgtgaaagtgtgatatgtggtgcagttatgtgtgtctgatggcagtgtattccagacatgggaagctctcacagagaaagcagatttactaaaggtgcttttccttaagggaactatacagtcacctctcatggcagaccttgtggatctgctgccatatgtttgggttttctgttttacaaaaatactgagtggagggggagctaggccatttaggatcttgaatacaagacatgcgtcggtgtattgcacaagattttcccaactcaggagctcatgctttctgaggatgtaacagtgatgatggctattgggctttctatcgagcactttgagagcctgtttgtagacagactgaataggttttaatgttgtatagcaagcttgggtccaactagtcaagcagtatgttaagtgggggagtatcatcgatttgaaatacagttttgctacctctgtggtcaaacaatttcgtataaatcggaaattagctaggttgaatttggttatttgaattacctttttcacatgctttttaaaagagaggttggaatcaagtatgattccaaggtacttaaaatcagataccacctggagcttctcccctgacacatagacatctggctcagtagcatctgttgccctctttgtgaagaacatgcaaactgtttttttcacattgagatgcaaacacgagtcactgagccactttgtaacctggaccattacagtagtgagttcttgtgcagcttgttgtttgctctttgcatgcacatatcactgtatcatctgcatacatttgaacttcagacccagtgcagacggaaggcagatcattaatgtacaagctgaacaggaggggccccagtattgacccttggggcacgcccacatcatagctaagagtgggcgacagctcattgctcactctgacacactgagttctgccttcaaggtatgatttcatccatctcaaggcatcgggggaaaagttgaacttggacaattttgtgatgagaatctcatggttaacagtatcgaaagccttccttaggtccagaaacacagccccaacaacaccccctttgtccatcttggacttcacattttccagaagaaagcagttggccgtttctgtggagtgtttcgctctgaagccaaactgcatggagtgtaatgtgaaggggctgtaGTTGAGGTGGGAAATCAGTTGTTGTGCTACACATttttcaacaaccttcgacactacaggtagtatactaatgggcctgtagttacatcagcagggtcgcccgatttaaagatggccgttattatggctgacttccatacccttggaaacacccccaaaccaatagatgtgttggtgaccttagtaatggggccaatgagtgactctttgtagtttaagaaaggtagagtccagcccaaacacatctttggatttagagttctttagtgagctaatcaccttgttcacctttgactcagaaacctcccttatgatgaagacagcttgagcgtcattcactagcactgagcccaataaaccagtggaggggttctgtgtcagtaccttgacagagtcaataaagtaggaattgaaggctattgctatttcaactgcatcctgtgttagattgtttttcaccatgatttctagtctttttgcggtgttactatggtctttccctgttcacttttttagattctcccagatcaatttagaatttccctttgcctcaccaattatgttaataaaaaagtttgccttggcctgtctgatttctttcatcaccttatttctcaacgtggtaaacctacgtctgtcatgctctaatttggattttagggctgtttttagagcataatctcgttctttcatcaatttccaaatttctccatttagccaaggaagagtgctcttttggccaggtttggatttgattttctttaggaaaccaTTTATTGTAGCCTGGATTGTGGATAGAAAAACCTCACTATCAGCTTCCACGTCTGTATAGGACAAGAGATCATTCCAGTTAATTCCATTAATTGCTTTTTCAAAATGGTTTAATTCACTCTTAGGTGTTCTTAGTTGATCTGGCTTTCTAACAGTAGAGAGCTTAAACCTGCTCTTAGACAACTTTCTGGCTATAAGTGTCAAAATATGATCAGATAGCCCAGTAACCATATTGAATGATTTAGTCACTCTCtctggtttattactgaacaccaaatcaatctgtgttttagagcaacaagtcaccctggttggccctttaacgagctgtgtaaggtcaaaggtattagtgatccgtttgagggttttcctacaagacttgtcgtcataattaatattaaaatctcccattaagatgacctccttcccaaaatcacattccctaagcatgttattaaactgatcaaaaaacacacttttggtggaaggtggtctatacattccaataagggtaaaggacatttggggagacagtgtaacgttcaggccaatacattctagttcattatcacatgaccactcaatttgtttacatcggatatgttctttaatgtaaatcatcagaccccctcctcttccttcaatcCTGTCTCTCCTGAAAACATTGTAGCCAGGCACAATCAAAGCAGCACATGGAGAGTTTGTATGGAGCCATGTCTCTGAGAGGCAGAGGAAGTCAAGGTTGGAGTCTGTGAGGAGATGTTGAATTTGATCACTTTTTGGAATGACACTACGAATGTTCAAGTGCCCTCCTAGTAGTCCCTTGGGCTTAGCCCGTGGGTCCCAGATGACTCGAGAGTGATTGACACATTGATAAAAGTTACATTTTCTGTGTTTTCTGACAGCTGGGTTTAGGCCGTTTTGTTTCGTTTTGATTAGGGGCAGTTCGGTAGCGGAATTAACAATCCCTCCCGCTTGCACTGGATGTGGGGAACTACTTAAAACAGCTTgcgtaccacgttcatctttacaaacaatactacacaagtataaacaccatgggaccacgcagccgtcataccactcaggaaggagtcgtgttctgtctcctagagatgaacgtactttggtgtgcgacaagtgcaaatcaatcccagaacaacagcaaaggaccttgtgaagatgctggaggaaacaggtacaaaagtatctatatccacagtaaaacgactcctatattgacataacctgaaaggctgctcagcaaggaagaagccactgctccaaaaccgccataaaaaagccagactacggtttgcaactgcacatggggataaagatcgtacttttgggagaaatgtcctctggtctgatgaaacaaaaatagaactgtttggccataatgaccatcgttatgattggaggaaaaatggggaggcttgcaagcaaaacaccatcccaaccatgaagcacgggggtggcagcatcatgttgtgggggtgctttgctgcaggagggtctggtgcacttcacaaaatagatggcatcatgaggaagggaaatgatgtggatattttgaagcaacatctcaagacatcagtcaggaagttaaagcttggtcacaaatgggtcttccaaatggacaatgaccccaagcatacctcaagttgtggcaaaatggcttaaggacaacaaagtcaaggtattggagtggccatcacaaagccctgaccttaatcccatagaaaatttgtgggcagaactgaaagagagtgtgcgagcaaggaggcctacaaacctgactcagttacaccagctctgtcaggaggaatgggccaaaattcccacaacttattgtgggaagcttgtggaaggctacccaaaacgtttgacccaagttaaacaatttaaaggcaatgctaccaaatactaattgagtgtatgttaacttctgacccactgggaatgtgatgaaagaaataaaagctgaaataaatcattctctactattaatctgaaatttcacattaaaataaagtggtgatcctaactaacctaagacagggaatttttactaggataaaatgacaggaattgtgaaaaactgagtttaaatgtatttggctaaggtttatgtaaacttccaacttcaactgtatatataaaaaaagatgcactttcaaaacattgcattgcaAACTTGCAGGGTCCATACAGTTGATTAAGTGTAGTCAGCGAtcatacagtggggaaaaaagtatttgatcccctgctgattttgtacgtttgcctacttacaaagaaatgatcagtctataattttaatggtaggtttatatgaacagtgagagacagaataacaacaaaaaaatacagaaaaacgcatgtcaaaaatgttataaaatgatttgcattttaatgagggaaataagtatttgacccctctgcaaaacatgacttagtacttggtggcaaaacccttgttggcaatcacagaggtcagacatttcttgtagttggccaccaggtttgcacacatctcaggagggattttgtcccactcctctttgcagatcttcttcattaaggtttcgaggctgacgtttggcaactcgaaccttcagcaccctccacagattttctatgggattaaggtctggagactggctaggccactccaggaccttaatgtgcttcttcttgagctactcctttgttgccttggccgtgtgttttgggtcattgtcatgctggaatacccatccacgacccattttcaatgccctggctgagggaaggaggttctcacacaagatttgacagtacatggccccgtcaaatgatgcggtgaagttgtcctgtccccttagcagaaaaacgcccccaaagcataatgtttccacctccatgtttgacggtggagatggtgttcttggggtcataggcagcattcctcctcctccaaacacggcgagttgagttgatgccaaagagctccattttggtctcatctaaccacaacgctttcaccagttgtcctctgaatcattcagatgttcattggcaaacttcagacgggcatgtatatgtattcttgagcagggggaccttgcgggcgctgcaggatttcagtccttcacggcgtagtgtgttaccaattgttttcttggtgacaatggtcccagctgccttgagatcattgacaagatcctcccgtgtagttctgggctgattcctcaccgttctcatgatcattgaaaccccacgaggtgagatcttgcatggagccccaggccgagggatattgacagttcttttgtgtttcttccatttgcaaataatcgcaccaactattgtcaccttctcaccaagctgcttggcgatggtcttgtagcccattccagccttgtgtaggtctacaatcttgtccctgacatccttggagagctctttggtcttggccatggtggagagtttgtaatctgattgattgattgcttctgtggacgtgtcttttttacaggtaacaagctgcggttagaagCACTCccgttaagagtgtgctcctaatctcagctcgttacctgtataaaagacacctgggagccagaaatctttctgatttagagggggtcaaatacttatttccctcattaaaatgcaaatcaatttataacatttttgacatgcgtttttctggattttttggttgttattctgtctctcactgttcaaataaacctaccattaaaattatagactgatcctttctttatcagtgggcaaacgtacaaaatcagcaggggatcaaatacttttttcccccactgcatGTACACTTCCATGCCTCCTCCTCTATGTATCTATGTTTATTGTCTGTTCTACGCTAGTCTGACCATATACTACCACCCTGGTATCAACCTGAAGAAGGTCCACTACCACAGCATCAAGCTGTATGAGAGTCTCGTACACTACACATTAACCACAGAACGGCACAATGGATGATAATGTGAGTCTGTATCTgtatgcatgtacagtatgtttcaCACCTTCATTTTCTCTGTGTGCCTCTAGGCGGTGGGTTCCCACCAGCCAGGCAGCATCCGTGTGTCCTCCACCCCAGTCAGAGTGGATGAGCTGAAGTACCAGATGGCCAGGACCCACTGACACCCCACGCCCCAGTGGCTCATCACACTTGAGAAGATCAAGGAGCTCTTCCCCCTGCTCAACATGGACAAGGTCTGGACCTGAGGGGAAATACAGTCACATATTTCATAGACATGTAGCCTGGGTCTCAGATAGGTTTGTGTTGTCTGGCCAACTCCTAAATGTCCGTGGTgtgacaagacagcacaaacatatATTGGACCAGGCTAATATGATCAAGAACGTCATGATTTCAGTTTTATGGCATGATTTCCGAGCCTAATGGAGATTCTGTAATGACTTAAAGAGGCTATACAGAACATTGGTCTCTGGAGGTGCTCCGGAGCCAAAAGGGCAACTAAACTTCCATAGTGTATAATCTTTAAAGCCTATAAGGGTGtcgtcagaggaggctggtgggaagagctataggaggacgggctcactgtaatgtctggaatggtatcaaacatatggaaacaacatgtttgactctgttccatttattcaattccagccattacaatgagcccgtcctcctataactCCTGACCATGGCCCTGGCTGCTGGGGCCCCGTATGTACGGAGCCCAGATCTACAAACCAGCTCCGGTCTCACACCCACCAGCGACGGGAAGTGGGACGTCCAGACCCCACACGGGACCATCAGAGCTAACCGCATAGTCAACGCCACAGGTCCAATATCTGTCAGTGGCAAAATATCTGTCTCTATGTAAACGCCAATGGAGGCTGGTGGAGGGAGAAATCGGTGggcaggctcattgtaatggctggaatgggttccattcattccattccagtcCGTCCTCTGATTATAAGTGACACCAGCCATCGCTGGTATACACAAATACATGCACAAAGACAAGCTTGCAAGCATATATGCACAACATGTACCTCTTGCTGCAAACATGGAAAATAGAAACAAGAGCCTTTGGCAGACTGGGAGGGTGAGCTTCGTGCTAGAATGTGTTTTGAAAGAGAGCCAGAGGAGGGTTGGTGTAGTTGGAAGGTGAGCAACCAGGGACTGGGTTATTGTGCAGAGTGTGTTTGTGCTGCAAACCATGATTGATCGCTCCTCGCACAAGTCAGTATGTTCAAACAAACATTGTAAGAACCATACCACTCAGCAACAGAGCATGCATTGATTATTGATTTTTACATCAATTGAATATCAATACATTGCATTAAGCACTGTAGTATCTTGTAGATATATTAGTTGTGttatagtgtttttgtttttagggCTATAGAAGAGGTTGTCGTGATGTTTGGATCGTACTCAAGTAGTTTGGTCATTCAAAAACACAGTCCTGTTATACACAGGTCTGGGGTCACATTGAATTCTCACTGGAAAACGGGATTG
It encodes:
- the LOC100194600 gene encoding betaine--homocysteine S-methyltransferase 1, which translates into the protein MAPAGAKRNILERLDAGEIVIGDGGFVFALEKRGYVKAGPWTPEAAAEHPEAVRQLHREFLRAGSNVMQTFTFYASDDKLENRGNAQRFTGTQINEAACDLAREVANEGDAMVAGGVSQTPSYLSCKCEDEVKSIFKRQLDVFVKKNVDFMIAEYFEHVEEAEWAVQVLKTSGKPVCASLCIGPDGDLNGVSPGDCAVRLVKAGANIVGINCHFDPMTCVKTVKMMKEGVERAGLKAHYMVQPLAFHTPDCNCQGFIDLPEFPFGLEPRILTRWDMHKYAREAFNVGIRFIGGCCGFEPYHIRAVAEELATERGYLPAASEKHGNWGAGLEMHTKPWVRARARRDYWEKLKPASGRPKCPSMSTPDSWGVTKGHADLMQHKEATSQEELKPLFEKAKASH